The proteins below are encoded in one region of Juglans microcarpa x Juglans regia isolate MS1-56 chromosome 4D, Jm3101_v1.0, whole genome shotgun sequence:
- the LOC121260831 gene encoding peroxisomal adenine nucleotide carrier 1-like: MGLDLKSVSEATSGAIGSLLSTTILYPLDTCKTKYQADVRAHGQQKYRNLFDVLREAISTHQVLSLYQGLGTKNLQSFIAQFVYFYGYSYFKRLYLERSGAKRIGTKANLVIAAAAGACTAIATQPLDTASSRMQTSAFGKSKGLWKTLTEGTWSDAFDGLGISLLLTSNPAIQYTVFDQLKQRLLKRKQNEAGNSLSSESLSAFSAFLLGAISKSIATFLTYPAIRCKVMIQAVDSNDDGAKKDRRKSHKTVPGVLYAIWRSEGIAGYFKGLDAQILKTVLSSALLLMIKEKISATTWVLILATRRYLLLTRGRLKSA, translated from the exons ATGGGTCTTGATCTGAAATCTGTGTCGGAGGCAACTTCAGGGGCCATAGGATCCCTCTTGAGCACCACCATCTTGTACCCGCTTGATACTTGTAAGACGAAGTACCAAGCCGATGTTCGAGCCCATGGCCAGCAAAAATACAG GAACCTATTCGATGTCTTAAGAGAAGCAATTTCTACCCATCAGGTTCTTTCACTATACCAGGGCCTGGGTACAAAAAACCTGCAATCCTTCATTGCACAGTTTGTCTACTTTTATGGCTACAGCTACTTCAAAAGGCTATATTTGGAAAGAAGCGGTGCCAAAAGAATAGGAACAAAAGCAAACTTAGTTATTGCAGCTGCTGCTGGAGCTTGCACTGCCATTGCGACACAG CCCCTGGATACAGCTTCCTCTAGGATGCAGACAAGTGCATTTGGTAAATCCAAAGGGCTTTGGAAGACCCTTACGGAGGGAACTTGGAGTGATGCATTTGATGGCCTCGGCATCTCGCTTCTGCTGACCTCAAACCCTGCAATTCAG TATACAGTATTCGATCAGTTGAAACAGAGACTCTTGAAGAGAAAACAGAATGAAGCCGGGAATAGTTTGTCCTCAGAATCCCTTTCTGCCTTCTCAGCCTTTTTGTTAGGTGCAATTTCAAAGAGTATTGCAACATTTCTTACATATCCTGCAATTAG GTGCAAGGTcatgattcaagctgtggactCAAATGATGATGGAGCAAAGAAAGATCGGCGAAAATCCCACAAAACAGTGCCGGGTGTTCTCTATGCTATATGGAGAAGTGAAGGAATAGCAGGCTATTTCAAGGGATTGGATGCTCAGATCTTGAAGACTGTTCTCAGCTCAGCACTTCTTTTGATGATCAAGGAGAAAATATCTGCAACTACGTGGGTTCTTATACTTGCAACCAGAAGGTATCTATTGCTCACAAGGGGTAGATTAAAAAGTGCTTGA